The nucleotide window CGCCGCCGGCGTACTCGACGCTCGTGACGAGCTCCCAGCCCGCAGCGCCGAGTTCGTTCAACTCCGCCTTCGGATCGCTCGTCTCCTTCTGTGTCGGCCCGCGCGGCGGGCGCAACGTCTCGTACTCCCACTCGGTCATTGGTCGATAGTCACACGTACCCTGTCGCCACCGAATGCTAAATGGCTATGCTTTCGACAGTTCCATCTCGGCGAGTGACATGCTCAGTGCTGGCAGCGTCGCAATGGCTATACAGTTTCATGTAGTACGTCATCATATGACAATACGTGAGGCCGCGACCGACGATGCCGAGGCGATCACGGCGATCGCACGGGAGTCGTGGAGCCACGACTATCCCGACATCCTGAGCCGCGACACGGCCGAACAGGGTGTCGAGGAGTGGTACGCGCCCGAAACAATCAGGACTGAGATCGACAGCGACGACGCGGTCGTGCCGGTGGCCGAGCGCGACGGCGAGGTGGTGGGGTTCGCCCATGCCGTCGGGGACGGGACCGGCGGCACGGTTCTCAGAGTCTACGTCGCGCCCGACCACCGGGGCGACGGCATCGGCAGCGGTCTGCTCGACCATGCCCGCCAGCGGCTCGTCGACCGCGGTGCCGGGCGGCTGCGGGCGATGGTGCTCGCCGACAACGAGCCGGGAAACGAGTTCTACCGTCGACTCGGGTTCGAACTGCGCGAGCGAAACGAGACCCGCATCGGTGGGGAGACCTACCGGGAGAACGTCTACCTCGATGTCTGAGTGGCGCAGCCGATCGACCCGACGACGGGGTGGCGAGCGCGACCGGCGATTCCCAACGGCTTAACCGTCTGCCGTTCCTATCGAGCACATGAGCGAAGAATCCGGGCGGAAGAACCTCCGCATGCCCGACGACAACGAGGTGTTCGCCGTCGTGACCCAGCACAACGGCGGCAATCACGTCCAGCTACGGTGTATGGACGGGAAGGAACGCATGGGTCGGATCCCCGGCCGTATGAAGTATCGCGTCTGGATCAACGAGGGCGACGTCGTGCTCGTCGAGCCCTGGGACTGGCAGGACGAGAAGGGCACCATCGAGTGGCGCTACTCAGACCAGGACGCCGACCAGCTCCGCCGCGAAGGCCACATCGAATAGTCGTTTTATTCCGACCGGACGAACTCGGTCAGCGCCATCGGCTCCGCACGGAACAGCCGCGTGTCCATCTCCGAGAGATCGTCGGCGACGGTCGGCGCGAACGCCATCTGGTCGACGACGTCGCTCTCGACATCGACGCCCGGTGCGATCTCGGTGAGCGTGACTCCTTCGTCACCGAGTTCGAAGACGGCCCGCTCGGTGACGAAGACGACCGGCTGGTCGGTTTCGAGCGCGTAGTCGCCGCTGAAGGTGACCTGTTCGACGCGCTCGACGAACTTCGGTGCCCCGTCCTCGCCCTCGACGGCGAGCCGTCCGTCGCCGACGGATATCGACGAGTCGCCGGTCGTGAGCGTGCCACAGAAGACCACCTTCGCGGCGTTCTGGGTGATGTTGATGAACCCGCCACAGCCCGGCAGTCGCGAGCCGAACCGGCTGACGTTGACGTTGCCGTCGCGGTCGGCCTGTGCGATGCCGAGATAGCCGATGTCCAGCCCGCCGCCGTCGTAGAAGTCGAACTGCTCGGGCGAGCTCACGAGCGCGTCGTGGTTGCTGGCCGTCCCGAAGTCGATGCCGCCCGACGGCGAGCCGCCGATGGGGCCCGCTTCCACAGTTTGAATGATCTCGTCGCTGACGCCGCCGGCGGCCGCGACGGCTGGAATCGCCTCGGGCACGCCGACCCCGAGGTTCACCACGGCGTCGGGCACCAACTCCATCGCCGCCCGGCGCGCGATGACCGTCCGCGCGGTCAGCGGCGTTTCCTCGGTCGTCGAGTCGCGCGGTGGCCGGACTTCGCCACTCAGCGCACCGCTGTAGTCGGTTCCGTACGTCTGTGCGTGGTCCTCGGTGGGGGCTTCGACGACCGTATCGACGACGATGCCCGGGATATCGACCTCGCGCGCGTCGAGCGAGCCGGCCTCGGTGACGCGCTCGACCTGTACGATGACGGTCCCGTCGGCGTTGTGGGCGGCCTGTGCGGTCGCCAGCATGTTCGCCGTGAGTGCTTCGCGCTCCATCGAGACGTTGCCGCGCTCGTCGGCGGTCGTCCCGCGAATCAGCGCGACGTCGGGCGCTATCGCGTGATAGAAGAGATACTCCTCGCCGTCGAGCGTGACGACCTCGACGAGATCCTCGGTCGTCGCGTCGTTGACCTTCCCGCCCGTTCGCCGCGGATCGACGAACGTTCGCAGTCCGGCGGTCGTCACCGTCCCCGGTTTGCCGGCCGCGGTGTCGCGCAGCAAGTGGTCCATCGCGCCGAAGGGGAAGTTGTAGGCCTCGACGTCGCCGGCGACGATGCGCTCCATGAGCTGTGGGACGAACCCCCAGTGGCTGCCGATGACTCTTCCGAGCATCCCGTCGCGTGCGAGATGGGAGACGCCGTTGCCCTGCCGGTCGCCCTCGGCCGCGGGATGGTACAGCGTGAGGTCGCCGGGCGACCCCGTTCGCGTGTAGCGCTCGCCGAGTGCCGAGAGCAGGTGTTCGGGAATCCCGACGGCGACGAACCCGCCGACGGCGACCGTATCGCCTGCAGCAATCGACTCGACGGCCGCGTCGGCAGGTCGAACGAGTGACATACGTCCTCCGTCGCCGTTTCGGGACATAGACGTGTCGATACCGCCCGCCCGAACGTCGATTCACTGGGGAACGGACTTCGCTCCTGAATATCTCTCGACGCCACCGATGACGTGGATGGCGTCGGCCGGGAGCGCCAGCCGAGTCCGCTCGCGCTCGTCGAGTCCCGTACGCTCGTAGGCGGGCGGCGAGAGCGCGAGGCGCACGGCCTCGTCGCCCCCATCGGGCACGATGTCGAGCAGGTGGCCATCACCCTCGAAGACACGTCGGGTGATCGCTCCCTCGAAGGAATTTCTCGTTTCGTCGTCGGCGAGCGTGACGTACTCGGGACGGACGCAGAACCAGACCGTATCGCCGTCGGTTGGCCCACCGATGGCGGCGTCGAGCCGGCGGCCGTTCCAGTCGAGTGCGGGGCCCGTTCCGGTTTCGACGACATCTCCCCGAAACAGGTTGGTGCTCCCGGTGAACGAGGCGACGAACGGCGTCGCGGGATGGGCGAACACTTCGTCGGGCGTGTCGAGTTGAAGGAGTTCCCCGTCGGCGATCACCGCGAGTCGGTCGCCGATAGCGGTCGCTTCGCGCTGGTCGTGGGTGACGTAGACGACGGGCACGTCGAGCGAGGCGAGCAGCGGGCGGAGCTCGTCCCGGAGCCGGCGCTTGATCG belongs to Halococcus qingdaonensis and includes:
- a CDS encoding ABC transporter ATP-binding protein, with amino-acid sequence MTLVVDGVRKSHGAFELGPIDLTVGEEVLSVLGPSGCGKTTLLSAIAGMLTPDAGTISLDGLDLTGQPPEKRGTVLVFQDGALFPHMTARENVAYAARSERRVEELADALEIGDVLDQRADTLSGGERQRVALARSLAADPDALLLDEPLANLDAPIKRRLRDELRPLLASLDVPVVYVTHDQREATAIGDRLAVIADGELLQLDTPDEVFAHPATPFVASFTGSTNLFRGDVVETGTGPALDWNGRRLDAAIGGPTDGDTVWFCVRPEYVTLADDETRNSFEGAITRRVFEGDGHLLDIVPDGGDEAVRLALSPPAYERTGLDERERTRLALPADAIHVIGGVERYSGAKSVPQ
- a CDS encoding GNAT family N-acetyltransferase; protein product: MTIREAATDDAEAITAIARESWSHDYPDILSRDTAEQGVEEWYAPETIRTEIDSDDAVVPVAERDGEVVGFAHAVGDGTGGTVLRVYVAPDHRGDGIGSGLLDHARQRLVDRGAGRLRAMVLADNEPGNEFYRRLGFELRERNETRIGGETYRENVYLDV
- the eif1A gene encoding translation initiation factor eIF-1A: MSEESGRKNLRMPDDNEVFAVVTQHNGGNHVQLRCMDGKERMGRIPGRMKYRVWINEGDVVLVEPWDWQDEKGTIEWRYSDQDADQLRREGHIE
- a CDS encoding acyl CoA:acetate/3-ketoacid CoA transferase, producing MSLVRPADAAVESIAAGDTVAVGGFVAVGIPEHLLSALGERYTRTGSPGDLTLYHPAAEGDRQGNGVSHLARDGMLGRVIGSHWGFVPQLMERIVAGDVEAYNFPFGAMDHLLRDTAAGKPGTVTTAGLRTFVDPRRTGGKVNDATTEDLVEVVTLDGEEYLFYHAIAPDVALIRGTTADERGNVSMEREALTANMLATAQAAHNADGTVIVQVERVTEAGSLDAREVDIPGIVVDTVVEAPTEDHAQTYGTDYSGALSGEVRPPRDSTTEETPLTARTVIARRAAMELVPDAVVNLGVGVPEAIPAVAAAGGVSDEIIQTVEAGPIGGSPSGGIDFGTASNHDALVSSPEQFDFYDGGGLDIGYLGIAQADRDGNVNVSRFGSRLPGCGGFINITQNAAKVVFCGTLTTGDSSISVGDGRLAVEGEDGAPKFVERVEQVTFSGDYALETDQPVVFVTERAVFELGDEGVTLTEIAPGVDVESDVVDQMAFAPTVADDLSEMDTRLFRAEPMALTEFVRSE
- a CDS encoding DUF4177 domain-containing protein; this translates as MTEWEYETLRPPRGPTQKETSDPKAELNELGAAGWELVTSVEYAGGGTKFLLFKRPVDGEPE